Part of the Nicotiana sylvestris chromosome 2, ASM39365v2, whole genome shotgun sequence genome, AAAAATGAAAGTACAAACTTATAATAGTGCAAATATTTAGCGCGTTGACAAAAGCAAGCTAACAGATAATTGCAATTAGCACTACTTATGCACTCATGAGCTAGGCGCTGCTTCTGCTTTTCCCTCTGCAGCTTCACCTCCTACCTTACTGTTGTTTTGTTCTTTAGGTTCTCCCTCCGCCGTCTCTGAAGGTTTTGTGACTTCTTCCTCTGATAAAAGAGAAAAGAGATCACATTATAAGCACAGTGAAGAAGGAAATCTCAAAACTAGGATGAGCAATCCTTTTCTCTATCCCAGGACAAGGCAGGGAAAAGCAGGGCAGAGTCTTCTGGTTCTCACAATTCAACAACTTCAGGAAAAACAAATATTGCCTTTTCGTTACTGAATAATATACTTAATCGATGACTGTAACTCTAATATCATTAAAAAAAATCGGTGGGGTTGGAAGAGTGGTGTGGCATTACCTAAACAGGTGAACAAACAATTTGGTTCAACGACTCTAAGCCTAGTGGAAAATAATAAGTGGTCGCATATCATTATGGCATTGTAAGATCAACCAAGTATTCCCCATTGAACTAAAGCATATCCACAAGCAAGAGGAGGAAAATCATCATTATTTTCGcataataaaatataaaagtaTAGAAATTCTTATAAAATCATATCAAAGGTGGTAAAAAGATTTCTTAAAAGTTATATCTATGTGACAAATCCAATAACTTCAAGCAAGGCAGTGGCGCACTACCATCCAAAGCAAAATTGCAAGTGTAAGCATTGGCTGTCATTCTTGGTACGAGGATTATTCATGCAAAACATGAACAGTCCTATAAGTGTTTCTACATTTTTAAACATTGATAAACTTAAAGCTACATGCTTGAATAGGTATACAATCTACTTCCACCCACCCCACATTCTAAAAGGGGCAAGGAACAAAAATTGGAAGAAACGGGAATagagaaggaaaaaagaaaacgGAGCAAATAATCTATACTTTGAGAAGAGTTATCAGCAATTCAATGAAAAAAGCCTATAATTTAATCACTGTGCATGAAAACATACAGAGTCTATCCATGCCAAAGAGATGCCATGAAATTCATTACCTTCATCGTCACTGTCATCGAGATCATCCCCCATTGCATCATCTCCAAGTCCCATGCCACCCATGTCCCCGAATTTCTACAAATTATCAAAGTGGAATCCTCAGAAGACATCAAATTAAATGCAGAACAGCAGATTATAACCGAGCAGATTCTTACCGAGAAATCCATCGAATTCATGTCAAAATCACCAGGAGCAGCTTAAAAAGTATGAGGCAACAACAAAGTTAGATTTCTGCTTTAGTGTATGTTGCTCAGACTCTTCAATAATGTTGCCCGTGTGTGTCTTATCCTCCAAAAATAGTGCAGTTTTGGAGGACCCGACATGGGCGGTGGCATTTTTGGAGAGTTCGAGCAACACAAATAAATATGGTTGAGGAGAGATTTAGAAAAAACATGAGATAAGTTGTACCAGTTTCATTGTCATCATCTTCGTCCACCCACTTATCCCAATCTACTTTCACGTAATGTGGTGCTTTCTCATCTCCACGCAACAATTTATTCCACCATTTCTTCTCTGATTTTTCCAAAACGCAGAAGATATTTCTCACGCCAATATTTATTTTGCTCTCCTTCAATATAAAATTGCAAATTACAGAGCAGTGCTAAATAATACGGGAGAATAGCATAGCAATTATACTAAGAAAACGCGTAAAACTAGCAAGTAAATCCTCCCACTTCCTACATGTTACTCTCTTAATAACAGCTAAATTGTCGAAACTGTTGTTTTGGTTggttatattttttcttttcattcgaCTTCTATGAGTAAAAATCAAATATCACTTTCCATGAGTTATCCTTTTAATCCAACTTCACCATCAAGATTACTCGAGAAAGTGCCTTATCCAAAAGAAACCATTTTTCTTGAAAGTACGAGGACCCTCAGTCCTTTGATCAATAAAGAGGGACATCATGAAAACTTTACAGGCAACACATCTCACAAATAAATCAGTCCATGAAATTGTTTTGACAAAGGAGCTGTTCAAACAGGCAAGATGTAAAGGTTGCTCTTTGGTAAGAGAGCTCAACCAAGACGTTAGGACTCAAGTCGCGCCAAGGGAGCAAAGTGGAAAAGGGCTACTGTTAACCCCTGGGGTAAGGAAATTCAGGGGGTAGCATTCGCCATATTAAAAAAAAGGTACTCAATCCAGCTTTGACTATCTACAAATTACAGAACTCAAACCACGCAAATACACTTCTCTTTTTACCTCTGTTATATTGATGTGTAGGCAGGCACAGGTTTCAAGATATTTTGGATATGCGGAATACCTTTTTAACATTGCAACTAATGATCACATTTTTTTATGGGTGGAATATTGCTTTGTAAAGCATCAACAGCAGGCTCTCACTTTATCTCAGATTTCAATCTACCAATCTCTTTAACCAAGAAAATAATAACAGAATGAACATCATTATGCAGTTCAGCTTATCAAGCCTCCAGACTAACTTTGATTTGCCTAATAAGTAAGCTATTAACTCATTAGCCGTTGAAATTTCTTCTGCTTCTTTGAGCTAATTTTTGCAGTTAATACTTACTTCGTCTATCGATTTTGGTACTTTCATAGTTTCATGGGTTGAGCACTGAAGAATGGCTGACACCCAAGAAAGGCCACTCCCAACTATCTAATAGAATAGATGCAACTACGGAACTAATGGAACCTAAGTTATAAATCCTCTTTGTTGGAAATTTAGGTTCAAGAAGAAATTAATCTACACCAGTTTTACTAGATAAACTCACACTAAACATGATTTGCTACATTTCTGTCATAAGATTATCTAAACATGCCtcatttttaaaaagaaaatatcaTGCCTAAGAATAGATTAGGTACCCATAAAATTCAAACCACATTAATATACAATATCCAGCAGCCATACCGGAAAAAATCTCTTACCTCAACGTTAACTTTATCAAAAAGCTCAAGTTTCAACTCGTATGCATAGCTTTCCGGTCCAGCTGTAGCAGAGAAGGTAAAAATTCCTTCAGGGTCCAGATTTACCTTTGGATTTTTAGCATCAGGTAATTGCACAGTGAGATACACCACATCTGGCCTCTGGGCCCACTTCACTTGTGGATGGCGGCTATGAATTCATAAagaaggggaaaagaagaagcAATTTTTAGCCAATAGCTCATCCCAGAAGTGAAAAATAAAGTGAAACAAAAATGTCTGTTGTGTCAATGAATGTCCCTTGCAAGAGGTAGTGTTAGATGCACTCAACAATCCTATTGAGTGAACAATGATATAAATGAGCAGATACAAAAATGCAAAGGCATTTGTGCACATTATACAATTAACAAAATATTTCCGATCATGCAGAGGTTACAAGGAAAATAAAGATGCAGAAAAGTGGCATTACCGAAGTCATGCGAGTATTACGAGGgaacccttatgggatttttgCATTCGTCAAAGGGATTTTATGATTCTTTATATTGAGGAGATAGAAAACATAGTTATAATTCCAGAGCAGTTTAAAATTCACTGTAACAGGTCAATTTCCTGTCAACTTCAATGTACATCTTTGGAAGTTACAAGGGAAGAGACACCTGACCCAAGTGCCTTGAGTTATGTTACTCAGAATTACCTGCTAAACAAGAACCGATCACTAAAACCACATAAAAGCATCTCtactaaaaaaaaaatcagaggTAGCTGCTTAGACTAATCCCTCAGTGTATTATCACGCCTTGCTGGAAGCAAGAATAGAGAATCTTCATTCAGCTAGGGTTGGAGTGCTAGAATACACCAGCCTCATTAGTGCTACTCCCTCCATCTAAATTTATGTGGCAGTGTTTGACTgggcatggagtttaagaaagaaagcAAGAGTTTTGAAACTTGTAGTTTAGCAATCCATAAGCATATGTGTGGCAAATCATatcatctcattaagggtaaaataagaagtttaaagttaatttatttctaaataagaaaGTGTAACATTCTCTTTGGGATAGACAAAAGGAAAGTATGACACATAAACTAGGACAGAAGGAGTAATAGTTAATGACTTGCAAAAACAGCAACCACCAATAGAGGTAAATCCAGAACTCTAAGTTCAGTGGGAGCAGAATACTGGTGCACACACTATTAATTATAAGCATGCAGATATACATCTAGTGTTCAAGTACTAGCAGCAAAAAAAGCTAAGGTGATTTCTTCCTACCTTCCTAAGCATTGGTAAGTAAACTTACCAAATACATGTACTAGTGGGATGATGTAGGTAATCCACTAAAATAGGCGAGACGCACAAATTGATGCGCACACAAAATTATTCTGTATATTTAGTTTAAGCAAATGTCAGCGGGTGCATTTCTGCCCCTGACTACCAAAAACACTCAATTTCATTCATTTCGTCCTGCTTCCCCTAGGGAAGGGGGTGCTCAGAGGAATAGCTCATAGACAAGCACATGGTTAAGTACAAATGGGATGATAAATAAGGAAACTCACATCTGCAGTCAAAACTCCTTTTAAGCAAAGACAAGAAAAGTTAAGTGATTTCTTTCTAACTAATCCTCAGTAAGCAAAATTATCCGTAATCGAagatttaaatttgaaaggtttagcATTTAGGTTTTTATTACTAAACCCATTACACTTTTAAAAGTATGGGCTCTGTAATGTCTTTTGAAAATTTTAGTGATTTTTCACGTATGAACCCATACTCCGCGTAGAAAATGCTTAGTTCGGTTGAACCTATTAATACATGCTTCATCAACCACTTATTACCCGATATTGGTACTAGTGGGTGAATGCAAGTATCCATTAGAATAGTCAAGGCACGCACAAACTAACCCGGACACCAACATGTTatcataacaacaacaacaacaacccagtataatcccacaagtggggtctaggtaggatagtgtgtatgcagacaTTACCCCTTATAGTCGACCTTATACATAAacatacacacatacacacaaaaTTATTCAACTATATATATTGTTTAAGCCAAGGTCAGCTGGTGCATTTCCACCCCTACTACCAAAAGCACTCCTTAACTTCATTTATCTCTTCTAGCTTCTCTCAGGCGAGGCGACCACaggaacaacaataataacaataattacGCCTCCATACCAAATAAGTTAGGATTGACTATATAAATCCTCATTGATCATTTTCTCAAGCCAATATAAAGGAACAACTTATACTACAAGCAAATTGTTAAAAGTACAAGCGGGATCGTAAATAAGGAAATGTTGACATATGTGGTCAAAATTCCATATTTTTGTAATTGTACAAGTAACTTTGTCGACCATAGGCTTAAGCAACTGAGGAGAAACAGTCAAACACCTAATTTTTTGTTATAACAATACAAGATAACTCTACGGAGAAGCAGAAATAATTCTAAATTTTCTTCCTAATAttgtatataccaaaataaccttaGTTTAAACTATTAAGTAATATATAATGACTTTCAAGGTGAACTTTCATATTTGttgaatgttttttttttttatatatttaaatcATCTTGAAAGAATAAAGTACTTTcgaattttatctttatattttactaaaataaaatgataaaattcgAAAGTACTTTATTCTTTCAAGATGATTTATTGGAAACAACCACTCTACcctaaggtaggggtaaggtctgcgtacacactaccctccccaaaccccagtTGTGGTATTATACTgggttgtttttgttgttgtattttactaaaataaaataaaaatcttgATTTTGTCCTTCATAATAAATATTGGTAAATATTTATCTACTTATAtaatattaactattaagtaaatCTCTTTATGTCCTTACTCATATTTTGATACTTGAAAACACTTtttaaaaagcttggccaaacacaaatcactactcaaaagtacttttcaaatcgAGTCAAACATAAACTGCTTTTtcttcaaaagtgcttttttgaaaagcacttttgaaaaaaatacttctcaaaatatGCTAATTTTTTCAGCTTGGCCGGATACAAGGCAGATGGAAATAAACTTGACAAACgcttaatttaattttttattatgAACGGACAAGGCAGCTCTACTGACCAAGACTTAGGCataaagcaacaacaacaacaacaacaacaacccagtataatcccacttagtggggtctggggagggtagtgtgtacgcagaccttacccctaccctagggtagagagactgtttccaaatagaccccggcatccttccctccaagaacttcccaccttgctcttggggagactcgaactcacaacctctcggttggaagtgagGGTTGCTTACCATCATAGCAACCCCACCTTGCTATTAGGCATAAAGCATATTGAAAAAACAGTCCAAACTCCTAATATTTCATATGTAACAGATCATTTTTTAGAATTATTCAAATAAATATTTACAGTTTAACAAAATTCTCATCAAAGAAACAAAAACACCTAAATGGATAAACACATTAATGAATTAACAGTCAGACCTAAAAAAAAATACGAACACTCTGTATTAAATCAAATACGCAATTTGAAATTATAATAAAATGCAGTAAAGTATATATTACCTCATCGTTGTAGTTTAAGCGCTGAAGAAGGACAAGTGAAAAACCTAGAAAGGCAGAAACTGTAGAGGCACAACTGGTAGTGATACACTTGTAATTTGCAAAAGTGATGAGTATCTACCAACTGTACCAAAGTCTTCTAGATTTTTCTTAAACCTTCTAAGGTTTTGCTTGCGTGAGAGACTTTAACAGTGTAATGGGCTTAGAAGTCGGCCCAGTAGTCTTTAGGCCCTTAGCCAGTTTTTCGTTAAAATAGCACAggctagtcagttttcggacaGTTAATTGAAAATAGCCAGCGTTggcaaaattattaaaaaatagccactattttgtagAAACACGAAAATTTccacataatatactggagatcagaggacctgtgtatgaacttccagcatattatgttggaactccacaaCATGGAAAGTTTCAGGATAATATACTGGATATTGGAgaacttgtgtatgaacttccagcatattatgttggaactccagcacataAAAAGTTCCAGTATagtatactggagattggagtacCTGTGCATGAATTTCCgttatattatgttggaattccagCGCATTATAAAATTCCAGCATGTTATGCTGGAAGTTtacatgtaaaaaattcgaactccaacatattatgctggaatatctTCAGATCTTCGATTTAAACTTCAAACTATCAGGTCTGAATTTAAGCTCTGCCAAAGTCATAAATAGGGCAAGAATTTGAAGTTATGGGTTGTAGATTCTAGTTTGTTTAAGTTACtcgttctaaattaataatttatatatattcaataAATTTCTTACGACAAATATAGAATTTGATTAAAGCTATTGGGTCAGGCCGAACTCATATAATGTGTTCTAGCTCTCCCCTGGCCAAAGCTTACTCTTGTATTGATTAGAATTATGCTTACTTAGGACCGTAGGTCTTCTTGATTTTGAGACGGCTAAAATTTAAAagctttgtaaaaaaaattgacTATTCTTTAAATAGGAGTCTTAAAAGAGGCTAGTAATGCACTTTTCCCATGTTTAAACTTGGAAACTTGTTTAAATatagttatttttaatttaagcggTTGAATtgagagaaattcaaaaattcagatttacaagtggtcattcaaaaatagccacagttttaaaagtaattgaaatttagtcatttttcatgtaaagataaatttgaacgaaaacattgttcaaaatccgaaaaattattccagtatattatattggagatCCAGTATGATATACCGATcgagcataatatactggagcttggagtgctccaatctccagtacaTTATACTGGATCTTtctgcgtgttggagttccagcataatatgctgaaagttcatacacatgggcaccgatctccagtatattatgctggaactttctatgttgcagcaaaatagtggctatttttcaataactttgcaaacgctggctatttttgaatgatcagtccgaaaattcgctagcccgtgctatttttaccggCTATTTGGATTAAGAGATTTTTTCATTcttatacactatttgaaactttattaccatTAATGTCCATGTTTAGTTCATTACCCGGCATAAAtaagttttgtttacaaaatatataccaTTCACCTTAAAAGGCTCTCAATCCATTATTTGTGCCTTCAATCAAGGGACGTAGTTacaccctttccttttttctttctccttctctcttttcttatgtTTATAAGCTAGAGCAAAAGTAAAAATATCATCAGAGCCTGGTCACCAGAAGTATTTGGTTGCTACAGTGTTGCGGAATTGTGCATCCAATAGCCAGGCAAATTACAACTATAAAGTAGTAATATTCTGGCTATATGAGCAATTTTTTCTAGCCAAGGAATTTCGTCGTTGATGTTAATGCCAATGTTGTTAAGTCAGTGAATTTTCATTTCAGTAGGctgttgtttaccgtgaaaatggtaataacaattaaatttgatttaatagttctaaaaatacgtgatctatttttatgctagttgttaggcagttgatgttACGTGAAAAACTTATAAACGAGATAAGAGCTTAAAGACGAGAGGTTGATCAAACCGAATTGCTGTCAATCGGGACCTCGAGCTTGCCTATatgagggcctcggggtcgagtccgAAGCTCGGCTGGGAACTATCAAGGGTAGTCGATGGAGagtaacagttataaataaatcaaagacGACTCttaataataagcaataaatgaagaacaacgaatagaacacaataaatactagcaataaatgaagtaataagaTCAAAAGAATGTCTACACTGAAGTTCATCAATATCTGTTTAATAAAGGAAAAATCATGAAATTAAAATATCATAAACATTGCAAACATACACCTTGACATGTCAATGGGTAGTAATGGAATATTCAGTTGTCAGTTTGTTAACATATTATGAattcgtgtatatatatatatatatatatgcacacaaTTTATTCATGGGAATTTTTTCGTACACtatccagttaaatacaactacaataacatacgacttaaatataaattttatacaaaatttatacaatatgtcttttgtatattttgtatctgatttatacatagtaaaaataaatttcatacaactaattatatattatacaatttatctacaacatatctacaactttcacacattatttctacctAGTTAAATACAGCTACAGTAACAAACATAATGGAGTATGCATGTTGTTGATATGCATACATCAaactaccaacagcatttgcgtatgatacctttgacatatacttttgttcagcttcatcttttggcgacatagtagtacttagcttaaaatgagGAGCAAGTACAGTACTAAAAGTATGTGAGTCTCTGTCCATTTGGTTTTATATCATGAGAATGTGTTTCCTTATATGACTTTAGCATTGGTCATTTGATTATTTCAGTTACATCTggtctgattcctgtaaaaccagggatatataggcagctcaaaAACCAGAGTGCGGCCTATATTTTTCAAACATCCTATTCGATCAAAATCGGTCATCAAAGTGACAGTACTTTCTGTCATTTTCTGGCATCTTATTCCAGCGAATTCTATTCTCTATAATCTTTAGTAAAGTAACCAAACATTGAATTGGATTCTATTACGATAAGATCCCCAACTTTTCTTTCGTGTTCAAATAGCCATTTGCTTTGCCTTTTTTCAATATATATCTTTTGAGTTTATTCAGAAGggaagaaaatattatttttatcaacaaccaaataaaaaagagaggttttttttatttcatttaatTCAAGAATGGCAACAACAGAAGAGAAATCAATTATGGTTGTGGGAATAGAAGACAATCAACATAGTTTTTATGCATTGGAATGGACTTTGGATCATTTTTTTGGAACTTCACCTTCTCTTTTCAAACTTGTCATTGTTCATGCCAAGCCTTCTCCTGCTTCTGTTATTGGCCTCACTGGTCTAGGTATGTATCGTTAAATCTACCGTTATATTTTATATGATAATGTTTAACTAGACACAAAACTTAAAAAAGTAAGCGCGAACGATTCTCTGACACGTATCAAAACTATTCTTAGAACTAGTGGTTTAAAGATGTCATGACACCTTTATGGTTATAAGAGTATGTCAAACTTGACTCCTTTTATGTTAAGTGCAAAGTAAAATGATTTTTAATTGAAGAGTTTTTTGACGATATAGAAAGATGTCATATTTTACATGATGAAGTTTGATTGGATCGTTTGAGGCATTAATTTGACTGCTGATCAATTTTATGGTTGAATTATAATTAGCTAGATAAACACATATATTCTCTCTAacattttaaccttttaaaatataaaagtttTACGTGCTTGATTTATGAGCCCGCGTGTGAGGAACATTTGAGACATGATGATGAGATTATCATATAATTCAATTTCACGGCTAATAGAAGAAAACATTATGATGATGGTTGAAAAGTTAATTATTTAGACTGAATTCATACTTTCGACACGAAATATaaatgtaaaaatagcacggtatagctagttttcggattggtcattcaaaaatagtcagcgtttaccaagtcaataaaaatagccactattttgctgcaacagtgaccgatctagcataatatactggagttcggtgcacctgtgtatgaactacagcatattatgctggaccggtatacttgctggaactccagtatattatgttggtgttctagtgtacttatgctggaactccatcatattatgttggagttccaacatacttatcctggaactccggTATAATATGATGGattcaagtatacttatgttggaactccagcataatatactagcttattttccgggttttgaacagtatttttgcttagatttatctttacatgaaaagtgattaaatttcgattacttttgaaactgagctatttttgaacgacaagttgtaaatttggctattttttaatttctcccaatataaatttatatgtatatattcgcTAAAATTGCAACAAGTAATAGAtttgaacccataattttcaaaatataATGGTTCAACGT contains:
- the LOC104245539 gene encoding uncharacterized protein OsI_027940 encodes the protein MSRHPQVKWAQRPDVVYLTVQLPDAKNPKVNLDPEGIFTFSATAGPESYAYELKLELFDKVNVEESKINIGVRNIFCVLEKSEKKWWNKLLRGDEKAPHYVKVDWDKWVDEDDDNETAAPGDFDMNSMDFSKFGDMGGMGLGDDAMGDDLDDSDDEEEEVTKPSETAEGEPKEQNNSKVGGEAAEGKAEAAPSS